AATACACCTCCCGTGAACTTGGATCCTGGTGCACTGGCAACAGCATCCGCCAGTCCATGGGAGCCAAGGGCGTGTGTTGGGATAATGCCGTGGCTGAGTCAGTCTTCTCGTCCCTGAAGAACGAGTTCTACCACCACTACAGCTTTGACACCCGCCAAGAAGCCAGACGGGCCGCCATGCGCTACATCGAGGTCTTCTACAACCGGTGGAGACCACACACCCACAACGACGGCCTACCGCCGGCAACAGCCATGGCCAACTTCACCACCCAAAACCAGCAACAACTCCTCGCTGCCTAACCCAAAAGAAACTAACCAACTGTCCCAGATCCTTGACACACCTCATCCCTTCTGCTCTAGCTTTCCCCTCAACCATGGCTACCAATGAACCCTGATGAAATTCAGCAAGAGTGTGAACTGGTACAGAAGTTGGTGGACTTGTCCGGGAGCTGTTGGCGTTAGAAATCCGTTCAATGCGCCGGCCGGCCTTACCACTCCAACCTTTCTCCAAGTTCAATTTGAACTTGCAGAAAGGTTGGAGTTGTAGCTAGGCCAGTTTCGAAATGGTTAATTAAGCATCCCTGACCCGCAGCGTACCGGACATCAGCTGGGGAACGAGAGCGTCGTGGGGAGGGTGGTTTTTGGGCCCTGATGAGATGCCGAAATTCTGATGATGACTGGAAATACCGGTAACTGTTCAAATCGCACTTGATCATGCCAGACGAAGGCGTGGCAACCCTCAGCCGACAACGGCAGTCTGCTGAGGCTGCTTGGCCTAATCGCGGAAGGTGGCCTGAATGTCCATGGAGCCAAACATGCCTGTCAACATGGCCTTGGTGTTGGTGGTCGCCCTTTCGCGCAGCTCCGATTCCTTCGCGGCTGCGGCGATTTTATCCTCGGCCATCTTGTAGAACTTGGCCTGCTCGGGCAGCGCCAACGCGTCGTTGATTCGATCGAGCACACCGCGGTCCTGTGATACCACCTTGGATCGCTCCTGAACGAGGTTGGGCTTCTCGAGCTGCGCTTTGGGTAGACGGACTGTTACAGACTTTCCGTCTGGCGACAAGGTCAGGTCATCCTCGGCGAGTCCTGACAGATCCACATAGGCGTTGACCGTTCCTGCGCCGACAAACAGAGTCTGCCGTCCAGCGAGGATATCGGGCAACACGAGGTTGTCTTCCTTGTCATTGACCACCACCTCAAAGTCGCCGACTGCGGCGACGTATTTGCTGGTGTCTTGGATCGAAATCAAGAGAGTGGTTTCGCTCTGTTTGGTCGGGAATAAGCTGAACCCTAATTGGCTGGCAATAAAGGGGCCAGCCATGGCGACGATAATCACCCCGACCGCCCATGCTGTGATGCGCTTGGCCATCCGTGCGGCCGTCATCGGTTGCCTTCAAGCGCAGTTAGAAGCATGGTTCGAGGTCCTGTCAGTAACTTTGTTCGTGGGCTGCCGCCGAAATGGTTGCGGCAGCCCTGCAAACATTACTAATGAACCAGCAGGCTGCGTATTTGCTCCGGAGTGTTACGGAGGTTGGGTTTATTAGACAGCGGCCGAGACGACGCTCTCAGCATCCTTGACGCGCAACTTGCCCGACATCAGCTGGGGGAGCAACGCGTCGCGCGTATCAGGTACTTGAAGGCAGTGCAGCTTTGACTTCAATGGACCCCAGTGGGGTCTTAAGATCAATCGTCCCGACGGGCGCACCGCTTTTCGAAGCTACATCTAGCCGGGGGACCTCGTTTGCCACACCGTAGGGGACGTGTACGCCAGCGACGAATTCGGAAGCCGACGTAAGGTGCGTTGTCTGATCGTCGAAGAAAATATGTGGACGCATTACTTCAAGTATTTTAGATTTCTTGATACCACCGAGGAAGAAAGCATCATTGACAGTGACGCCCCACGCTCGAAGCGACCGGACAGCACGTTCGTGTGCAGGTGCGCTTCGAGCAGTGTTAGCGGCCATGAAAAACTGCCCATAGGCGGCCACGAAAGTGCCCACTGCTGGCCAGCAGAAATGCCCATTGGTGGCCATGAGATCTGCCCACTCTTTTTACTAGCCTCGTCGTGTTCTTAACGGCGGGAGCCCCTTCCTGGGGTTTGATGTCGGTGTCTAGTCGCACCAAACCACACCAGGAAGAGGCTCTGTATGAAGTCTGACGGAGAAATCATGGAAATTCTTGAAGCGTACGATCTTACGAAGTCGTTTCGCGCCGCGGCAGTCCTCGCGGGTTGTTCGCACCACACCGTAGCCAAGCACGTCGCCGCCCGCACTGCCGGCAAGCCTTTGGCGGAACCAGTATCCAGGGAAAAGATCACTGATGAGTACCTGCCCAAGATCGAGGAACTCGTAGAAAAGACGCGTGGCCGGATCCGGGCTGATGTCGCCCACCAGAAACTGGTAGGCATGGGTTTCGAAGGGTCGGAGCGTTCCACCCGCCGCGCGATAGCCCAAGTCAAAGACGCGTGGAAGCTCGGCCGGGTACGCGTGCACCGCCCCTGGATCACAGAACCTGGCGGCTGGCTACAGTACGATTTCGGCGACGGCCCCTCCATCGATGGTGTGAAGACGGTGTTGTTCGTGGCGTGGCTGGCCTGGTCACGATTCCGGATCGTCATCGCGCTACGGGACCGGACAGCACCATCTGTGTTCGCTGCTCTCGATCGCTGTTTCCGCATTATTGGCGGGGCTCCGGTTTATATCCTCACTGACAACGAGAAGACGGTAACTGTCTCCCACGTGGCCGGGGTACCGGTGAGAAACCTGCAAACCGTGGATTTCGCCCGCTACTACGGGGTGACCGTGTTGACGTGTCAGCCGGCGGATCCTGCTTCCAAGGGCGGGGTGGAGAACGCGGTAAAGGTCGCTAAGGCTGACATCGTGCCCAAGGACACGAACCTGCGCGAGGCGTATGGTTCCTTCGCTGAGGTGGAGGCCGCGTGTGAGGAGTTCATGGCCCACATCAATGCTCGTGAGCACCGCAGCACCAAGCGTAAACCGGCGTTGATGCTTGCTGAGGAGGTGTTGCGCCTGCATCGGGTTCCCGATGACGCCCACACGGTCTCTTTTGGATTAGCACGCACCGTGCCACCGAACACGCCCATGGTCACGTTCAACAACGCCATGTATTCCGTGCCGTCCCACCTGTTGGGGCAGCGGGTGTTCGTTCGTTCCCACGGGGCTGGCCCGGATGAAAAGGTCGTCATCGTGCACCACGGCGTGAATGGCCCGGTGGAAGTCGCCCGCCACGGCAGTGCCAGACCAGGGAGCCCTGCAATCAATGACGATCACTTTCCCGGGTATGTGGAAAGGATCCCGGGCGATTACACACCCAGGGCCCGTACCGGGGCCGAGGCGGAGTTCCTGGCCATCGGTGGTGGTGCCGTTACCTGGCTCAAGGAAGCAGCCGCGGTTGGCACTCAACGGATCAACGTGAAAATGGCTGAGGCTGTTTCTCTGGCGAAGATCGCCGGTGTCATTGATGTTGACCGGGCCCTAGGGACTGCGGCGATTCATGGACGGTTCGCCCATGGAGATCTTTCCTCAATCCTGCAAGCAGGACGGGCCAACATCACCACCCACACCGCGAACGAGGGCACCTCCCTGACTCAGGGCACCGGCGCTTGGGCCGCGATCACCACAACAACCGCCACCGTCAGTGAGGTAAAGCAGTGAACCCGATCAACACCACCGCCCCGGCACTGCCACAGGACCTCGAGGCGATGATGCGTTCCTTGAAGATGCCCCACGCCCGCACCTTGGCGCCGGAACTCATCGCTACCGCCCGTGCCCAGCGCTGGGAACCAGTAGAGGTCATCAAAGCCCTCTTTGCCGAGGAAATCCGTGGCAGGGCCGCCTCGATGCTCGCCACCCGGCGCAAGGCGGCCGGGTTCCCGACCGGGAAAACTTTCGATGTGTGGGACCCGGCCGCTTCCTCGATCCCGGCCCCGACTCAGCAAGCCCTGCGGACTCTGGAATGGATTAGGCGTGGGGAAAACCTTGTCGTTTGCGGGCCCTCCGGTACCGGGAAAACGTTCTTCCTCGAGGCCCTGGGCCAGCAAGCCGTCGAAGAAGGTTTACGTGTGGTGTGGTTCCGGCTCGAGGACCTCGGTCAGCTCATCCGCGCCCACCGCACCGATGACAGTGTCACTAGAGCTATCACCCGGGTGCTGCGCGCTGATTTGGTGGTGGTTGACGATATTGGTTTGTTGCCCGTGGGTACTGATGCTTCCGAGGGACTTTACCGGGTCGTGGATGCCGCCTACGAGAAACGCTCCATCGCGATCTCTTCCAATCTGCACCCGGCCGGCTTCGACGAGCTCATGCCTAAAACCCTGGCGACAGCGACAGTTGACCGGCTCCTGCACCATGCCCATGTCTGCCAGACCAGTGGTGACTCCGTCAGGCTCACCCAAGCCCTGGCGGGGAAGGGAGTAACGAAACTGAGCTAAAACACTGGATCGGAATGGCCAACCACAAATCTAAAGTTGTGGGCAGATCTCATGGCCATATCCGGGCACTTTTGCTGGCCACCAGCGGGCAGAAAACCTGACCGCTGGTGGGCAGAAACTCATGGCCCTTGACAGAGCAGTAACAAGAGAGATTCTAAGCCTAGGCTTGTACGAGGGCTCGGCCTTCTGACGGGCGATCTCAAGTTCTTGGATTAGGTTGAGGTCGGCAAGCAGGCGTTTGAGAGGGCCCGGCGAGAGGGCTCGCTCGCGGTTCGTTGTTTCATGGTCATAGTATTTGTCGATGTCCCCAGTATTTTCTTGGTAGACCCTTTCGGCTGCATCATCGCCCAATACACCGTCGAAGTCGAAGGCCACACGCAAAGAGTCCCCGCCAGTGTAGATCGCTGTGGAAGGGAGAACGTGACCTGCCGGGAATCCCATGAGTGTGGCAGCGTCCACGTCGGAGCGACTGCCTGACAAGAACAGCGACATATCGAAGGCGTCGATGTACTGGTACGGTGCCTGCCCTTGAGTGAATACGGCTCTTGAAATTTGTAGACCATATGTCTTCACCGAACGCATGACTCGAAGTCCTGTTGATGGGTCGTTCTTAGACAGGACGATTACCTCAACCAATGGATCAGCAGCGCTTCGGAGATCGTTGAGGCTGAGTAGGCGCTCGATGAACGGGAAGGCCACTCCAGGCTGAAGAGTGTCGTCGATGTGCTCGTCCTGGTACGCGCGGTATTTTTCCTCTTTATGCTCAACGAAGTAGGCATCTGACTCGGTGAGATCAAAAAGCGCGCTGGACGAGACGCCGATGACGAGTCGATTTTCGAGCGAGTAGGGCATAGATTTCTTTCTTGAACGAGTCAACGCCCGTTTCGGCGGTCGCTGAGTTTGGTGTATGAGATGTCTGACCGTGGCAAGGCCAGATGATTAACAAAATGGAGGGCCCTATACCGCGCTACCCCCGTGGCAGAGGCGCCCCTCCGGACTCAAACGGCAGCAGAGACGAGTGTTTCGGCATCCTTGACTCGCAGCTTGCCGGACATCAGCTGGGGGAGCAATGCGTCGCGAGTTGCGGCCAAATTTGCGTTCTGCAGCCTAGTGTCGGCTGCCACTAGGCCGGTACTTGTGACACGGTCCTGAATGTCAGCTGGGACTGCTCGCGGATCCAGTACCAGCGTGGCGAGTAGATCGCCTGGCTTCACTCGTTGATGGCTTCCTGATGTCCCAGCAACTTTCGATTCTAGGGCTGCGCTAAATCCGGGTTGGGAAAGAATTGCCCAGAGAACTGTTGTCGATGAGTGCAATGGCTCGAGAACCAAAAATTCTGTTGATGCTAACGCAGGGATACTGGGAACCTGTGAGACGTTCCACAGACGAGGAAAACGCGGATTCAATTTTGATACGAGTACTGATGGTCGCTCGATCAGGAACTTCGAGCTCTTGATATCGAGTGGGCTGGATTCGTCAGGGAGTTGGCCCGAGTCAAATGCAGGCAGGCTGAATTGAGCCACAATAGAATCATTTAATAGTTCGGGGTTTGTTGAATTCTTGTGGTATCCGACGATGTCGTCCAGATGCACCGTCGGTTTGAAACTGCTCAACAAGGCAACAGCCAAGTCCTCCGCAGCCGCAGCGAGTTTGGTGTTGGCGGCGATCTTGTCGTCGAGGGCGCCCAGGACTTCTGCGATGGCTTGCTGCTGTTCGAGTTCTGGAAGCTCGATGGAGATGCCACGAAGTGACGTAAGTGGTTGACCAATTCCTGGTGTCCCGACGGTGGAGGCACGCATTAGCAGCTCACGCTCACCCGGACCTCTAAAATAATACAAAACGTATTTCGGATCCGCTTTGGCAGGGTTGACAGTCAATTTCATCATGCTTGACGAGAGTAACATGCGCTGTTTCCCGACTAGTCCGACTCGACCGATCGCACCCCTGTGTGGAAAGACTAAGTCGCCCTCATTCAACATTGATGACGAGAGTTTCTCTGCAGTTTCAGGAGAAACAAACACCAAGTCTTCTTCATCAAGATAGGGACTTGCCTTAATGTTCTGTCCTCGAACAACTGGGACGCCGGAAGCAGTGTACAGCTCCGCCTTGAGGTTTGAACCGAATGGACCGATTGCTATGGAGCGTGCCGAGGTAGCCGCAATATCCTGAATTTTTATAGTCTTGCGACTCACAGAACCCTCCCCAGCTGCTCGCGCACAACGGCCGCCAAACGGTCAGACTCATCGAACTGCTCAAACAATTCTGCAGAAAGCCGGGCGATCTTTTCCTCGATCGGCTCGCCGTCGTCCTCAACCTCTGCGGCGCCAACATAGCGGCCGGGCGTCAACGCGTAGTCGGCGGCCTTGATTTCCGCCAAGGTGGCCGACTTGCAGAATCCGGGTTCGTCGTCGTACGTGAGCCCAGCAGCAACAGCGGAAGGCGAACCGCGCCAGGCGTGGAACGTCCCGGCGATCTTCGCGATGTCCCCATCCGAGAGAGCACGCTCAGCGCGATCCACCATGTGCCCCAAGTTCCGGGCATCGATGAACAAGACCTGGCCGGTCCGGTCAACGGAACCCGCAGCGCCCGCGGTCTTGTCCTTCGCGAAGAACCACGTGCACACAGGAATGCCAGTGGAACGAAACAGCTGCGTGGGCAGGGCGATCATGCAGGAGACCAAATCGGCCTCCACCAGCTGGGCGCGGATCTCGCCCTCGCCGCCGGAGTTCGACGACATGGAGCCATTCGCCATGACCACGCCAGCGGAACCGCCAGGGGCCAGCTTTGAAATGATGTGCTGGATCCACGCATAATTCGCGTTGCCGGCTGGGGGTACGCCGTACTTCCAGCGCGGATCGCTCTCGGAACGTGCCCAGTCCTTGATGTTGAACGGCGGGTTGGCCATGATGAAATCGGCCTGCATGTCCGGGTGCTGATCGCGGGCAAAGGTATCGCCCCAGCGCGAGGCAAGATTGCCGTTGAGACCGTGAATGGCAAGGTTCATCTTCGCCATACGCCAGGTACGCTCATTCAATTCCTGCCCGTAGACCGAGATCTCAGAGCCCTCCTTGTTGTGCGATTCCAGAAACTTCTCGGCCTGCACAAACATGCCGCCGGACCCGCACGCAGGGTCATACACGCGGCCGTGGGTCGGTTCCAGAACCTCAACCAGCACGCGGACCACGCCGGCCGGCGTGTAGAACTCGCCGCCGCGCTTGCCCTCGGCGCGGGCGAACTTCTCCAGAAAGTATTCGTACACCTCGCCCAGCAGGTCGCGGGCCTTCGTGGCGCCCTCGCCCGTGAACTTTGCGGAGTTGAACAAGTCCAGCAGCTCGCCCAGACGGCGCTGGTCAATATTGTCTTTGTTGAAAATCATGGGCAGCGTGGCGGCGAGGGTGGGGTTCGATCCCATGACATACGCCATGGCGTCATCGATCAGCTCGCCGATGCTCTTGGCGTGCTCGTCCATCGACGCCACGGTGCCTTTGGCGTTCTGCGCCAGGTAGGTCCAGCGTGCGCGGGCCGGAACCCAGAACACACCGCGGCCCGTGTACTCGTCGATGTCGTCAATGAGCTGGCCGATCTGGTCCTCATTCAGCCCCTCGGCCGTCAGCTCAGTGCGGATCTGCTCGCGTCGCTCATCGAAGGCATCGGAAACATACTTCAGGAACACCAGCCCCAGAATCACGTCCTTGTACTGCGAGGCATCCATGGACCCGCGCAACTTGTCCGCGGCCTTCCACAACGTGTCCTTCAATTCCTTCATGGTCGAGGGCAGCGCCTCAACCTTTGCCTTCTTCGCAGCCACTAGCTGGTTCCCTCCGTAGTCATGCCAAAATTCAAAACCGAAAAACTTCCCTGCACGGCGCCATCCACCAGCAACCCCGAAAGCTCATCCAACTGTTGCAACCGTACCGCCAGCCTCCGACGTTCCTCCGCCACCGCCGCCAGCGCCCCACTCAAGGCGGGCTTGGCGCCGTCGTGCATTCTGCGCGCAGGGCATTGCCGCCAATCACCAGTCCAGCCCGATAAATCTCGCGCCAGAACCTCTGGAAGCAGTCCACCAGGACTTTTGGAGCTGATCCGCAGGATCCTCGCCGGATAAAGTACGACGGCGGCCCCCACCTCATCGACCATGGCGCCGGCGTGCGCTCCGGTTGCGAAGATGACGTCGCCCGGTTCACTCAGCCGACCTTGTGGGTAGGCGTTGGCGAACACCAGCTGGCTGATCTTGCGTGATTCACGCGGCAATTCTCCGCTGATTTCCTCGACGCCAATGATGGGGAGCTGGGCGCGTCCGGAAAGCTCCGTTTCCACATGGTTGTCAGCTATGCGATGGCCGGGCAGGTATTTCACGGCGCCGGACTTAATAGCCGCGTCAACAGTTGTTGGGCGCAGCGCTGTGCGGCTTTCGGCGCTCAGCGCGATGCTCAGTGGTTCACTCGGGCTCTGGCTGAGCGATTCCAGCAGATTCTCGGCATCAATCAACTGCGCCGTTGAGGCTTGTGAGGGCCGTCCGGGTTTTTCCAAGACCGGGAGCTTGGCCGTAAAGGAGCCTTGGTTGGCCAGCAAAGAGCGTGTCCGCACAATCTGGGAAAATCTAAATGAGTGTGCCCACACGTAGTCGCGATTGCCCATCGACGCGGCGAGATCACCAACCAGGTCAGCCCTGACGGAGGCCGTCATTTCCTGCCCTGAAAGATCGGCCACCATGGTCCACCTGTCGGCAATGGAAACATCTGCATGCGCGGGACCCAGCACCCACAACGCCTGAGCCTGACGTGGACTGGACGGCAGCATCCCCTGCGGCAGCCGGACTATGGCCCGGACCCGGTCCGAACGCAGAATGTCAGAACGGATGGCCTCCGCCTCACGATTATGAGTCGTGCGCAGCAAGGAATCGCTCAGGATCGGTGCCGGAGCTAGGACAACGGCACACTCCTGATGGGTCATCTCCAAGGAGATGTTGTCGATGGCCGTCAAGACTTCAACGGCATCCGAGGTGGGGAACGAAGGGGAGGGGAACTGTGCCAGCCTCACCTTGACCTGTTCCTGGCGGACGGTGCCGGCCTGATTAGTGACGTGCAGATTTTCTTTGGAGCGGCCATGCACCAGCATTCGCCTGCGAGCAAGCCGGGCTGATTCGGAAGCCAAAGTCCCCACGCACAAGGTGGCCGGTGCGGCCTCGCCCAAAATTTCGGCGACGGCCAGAAGGAAGTCGCTGCCGCCGTCGTCCGTGAAAACAGGTTCCTGCTCACTACCTGCCGTTAATTCCACAGCAGTGGCCGCGAGTAGCTCAATAGCCTCGGCGGTCAGCATGGTCTTGGCCTGAACGGCCGGGCCGGCGCGGAATCTATCCCCGAGCAGTTGCTCAAAGGCCGCTGCCGCCGTGTAGGAGGCGTCCGTCAGTAGATCCGCGTAGCTGGCCAGTGGGAGCAGATTTGGACCAAGATTCTCTATCTCGGTGAAGAGGAACTCATTGTCAGGATCGTATTCATCGGCGAAATCCACCAGATCTTCGGCGTTATGGCCTCCCAGCGGCATATCCATGAGGCAGCGCAGGGCAATCAGCGCCGTGAGGCCGGCGAAATGCGTGTGCTTGCTGTCCTGGCCCAACGGGGAGGAGAAGGCTGCCGCGTCCTCGGCTGCGTGGGGATTATTGCCACGGCCGGTGGCGGTCAGCCAGTCCGTTATATCTGCGGCATTGAAGAGTTCCTGGCGGCCACTGGTGCCAATTGGGGCCGGGAAGGGATCTGCTGAGTTCTTGCTGCGGGAGCGCCACATGGACACTACCGGGCGCTGGACCTGAGCCAGATTCGCGATCTCGGACAAGGTGATCTGCAGTTGCTGTCCAAGCTGTTTGGTCATGCGGATCTCCTTGTCTTTGAGGTAGGAGTCCATTCTATGACCATTGTGGACAAACCCTGTGGAAATGTTGATAACCCCAGTTATCAGCTCTCACGTGGATTCCATTTCGGGGACACTTTAGATTCATTCCAGAGCACAGATCAAGTGCTGGGACATGGTGAAGAATTCCGGGCTGGCCATTGGGGGCAGCCCGGTGAGTACCCAGCGGCTAGGGAATCAAGGCGGAAGGAGCCAGTCGATGGCCAAGGAACTGAGCTTCCTGAGCGGAAACCTCATGGGGAATCCGTTTGAGGGGACGGCATTCGCTGCGGTGGCGGTCTTCCGAATCAACGGAAAAGTCCCGGATCAGGCGGACATTGTTAAATGCTTGCAGACTGCAGGTTTGCAGGGAACGGATGAAGAAGTGCAGAAGGTTGTAGACCTTCTGCCGGAACAGTTGAAACCTGAGATTGAGGAAAAATTATGAGCGTCCCAGCAACACCCGTCTCAGATCATGCCGGACATGCCGATTTTTCAGTGGTGCCGGCAGTTCCGGTCAAGAGCCGCCAACACCTCTACTTTGGCCTTGGCGGACTGTCGATTGGCCTAGTAGCAGGCTTGTTGCTCGCCGCCGGTGGCGCTGCGCTGGGTGATGCCATGGCGAGCTCCAACGCCATCCCGGCCGCACTTGAGGAATGTTCCGTTGTGGACGCCACCGGTGTTGAGGTGATGGACAACGGCAAGAGCCTGAACCTGCGGACCAGTGGTGAGGACAGTACCGGTACTGATGTTGCCTCTGTGGTCTGTGTCCTCAACGAACTGGAAGCACCCGAGAGTATCTTCACCAAGCTGGAGTCAACTCGGGCCCTTGATGGGACCCAGAGCACCGAGTGGTCTGGATACGCCGCTTCCTGGACCTACCATCCGGACAACGGGCTCAACATCATTGTGGAAACCGCGGCCAAGTAGCTGCTTTAACCAGTCAGGAGATTCCCATGAGTAATACCGAAGCAACCGATGCAAGCCGGCCCAAGCGCCGTGGCGTGAAAGCGGTAGCCGTGGCGCTCGCCGTCGTACTTCTTTTTGGTGGAGGTTTTTGGTTGGGCCAGGCCACCACCGACCCCATGAACAGTGACGAGTACGTCGCCCTCGAAGCCACGGGCCAAAAGGCCGCGACCGACCGCGACGTCTTTAGGGGCCAGCTGGAAGAACTTCAGGGCGAGGTAGCCGCCAGCAGGTCGGCGGCCGTGGAGCAGGACGACGCCATTCTTCTGCGGGAGGCCGCTGTGAAGAAGGCTGAGGAAGAGGTCAAGAAACGCGAATCGGCCGTGACCGCGGTCGAAAAGAAGAAGGAAGCCAACACCATCAGCGATGGCACTTGGGTTGTTGGTGTGGATATTGAAGCCGGAAG
The Arthrobacter alpinus genome window above contains:
- a CDS encoding DUF4230 domain-containing protein; this translates as MTAARMAKRITAWAVGVIIVAMAGPFIASQLGFSLFPTKQSETTLLISIQDTSKYVAAVGDFEVVVNDKEDNLVLPDILAGRQTLFVGAGTVNAYVDLSGLAEDDLTLSPDGKSVTVRLPKAQLEKPNLVQERSKVVSQDRGVLDRINDALALPEQAKFYKMAEDKIAAAAKESELRERATTNTKAMLTGMFGSMDIQATFRD
- a CDS encoding 5'-nucleotidase; protein product: MATNGHFCWPAVGTFVAAYGQFFMAANTARSAPAHERAVRSLRAWGVTVNDAFFLGGIKKSKILEVMRPHIFFDDQTTHLTSASEFVAGVHVPYGVANEVPRLDVASKSGAPVGTIDLKTPLGSIEVKAALPSST
- the istA gene encoding IS21 family transposase, producing MKSDGEIMEILEAYDLTKSFRAAAVLAGCSHHTVAKHVAARTAGKPLAEPVSREKITDEYLPKIEELVEKTRGRIRADVAHQKLVGMGFEGSERSTRRAIAQVKDAWKLGRVRVHRPWITEPGGWLQYDFGDGPSIDGVKTVLFVAWLAWSRFRIVIALRDRTAPSVFAALDRCFRIIGGAPVYILTDNEKTVTVSHVAGVPVRNLQTVDFARYYGVTVLTCQPADPASKGGVENAVKVAKADIVPKDTNLREAYGSFAEVEAACEEFMAHINAREHRSTKRKPALMLAEEVLRLHRVPDDAHTVSFGLARTVPPNTPMVTFNNAMYSVPSHLLGQRVFVRSHGAGPDEKVVIVHHGVNGPVEVARHGSARPGSPAINDDHFPGYVERIPGDYTPRARTGAEAEFLAIGGGAVTWLKEAAAVGTQRINVKMAEAVSLAKIAGVIDVDRALGTAAIHGRFAHGDLSSILQAGRANITTHTANEGTSLTQGTGAWAAITTTTATVSEVKQ
- the istB gene encoding IS21-like element helper ATPase IstB, which codes for MNPINTTAPALPQDLEAMMRSLKMPHARTLAPELIATARAQRWEPVEVIKALFAEEIRGRAASMLATRRKAAGFPTGKTFDVWDPAASSIPAPTQQALRTLEWIRRGENLVVCGPSGTGKTFFLEALGQQAVEEGLRVVWFRLEDLGQLIRAHRTDDSVTRAITRVLRADLVVVDDIGLLPVGTDASEGLYRVVDAAYEKRSIAISSNLHPAGFDELMPKTLATATVDRLLHHAHVCQTSGDSVRLTQALAGKGVTKLS
- a CDS encoding 5'-nucleotidase; this translates as MPYSLENRLVIGVSSSALFDLTESDAYFVEHKEEKYRAYQDEHIDDTLQPGVAFPFIERLLSLNDLRSAADPLVEVIVLSKNDPSTGLRVMRSVKTYGLQISRAVFTQGQAPYQYIDAFDMSLFLSGSRSDVDAATLMGFPAGHVLPSTAIYTGGDSLRVAFDFDGVLGDDAAERVYQENTGDIDKYYDHETTNRERALSPGPLKRLLADLNLIQELEIARQKAEPSYKPRLRISLVTALSRAMSFCPPAVRFSARWWPAKVPGYGHEICPQL
- a CDS encoding restriction endonuclease subunit S; translated protein: MSRKTIKIQDIAATSARSIAIGPFGSNLKAELYTASGVPVVRGQNIKASPYLDEEDLVFVSPETAEKLSSSMLNEGDLVFPHRGAIGRVGLVGKQRMLLSSSMMKLTVNPAKADPKYVLYYFRGPGERELLMRASTVGTPGIGQPLTSLRGISIELPELEQQQAIAEVLGALDDKIAANTKLAAAAEDLAVALLSSFKPTVHLDDIVGYHKNSTNPELLNDSIVAQFSLPAFDSGQLPDESSPLDIKSSKFLIERPSVLVSKLNPRFPRLWNVSQVPSIPALASTEFLVLEPLHSSTTVLWAILSQPGFSAALESKVAGTSGSHQRVKPGDLLATLVLDPRAVPADIQDRVTSTGLVAADTRLQNANLAATRDALLPQLMSGKLRVKDAETLVSAAV
- a CDS encoding type I restriction-modification system subunit M, with the translated sequence MKELKDTLWKAADKLRGSMDASQYKDVILGLVFLKYVSDAFDERREQIRTELTAEGLNEDQIGQLIDDIDEYTGRGVFWVPARARWTYLAQNAKGTVASMDEHAKSIGELIDDAMAYVMGSNPTLAATLPMIFNKDNIDQRRLGELLDLFNSAKFTGEGATKARDLLGEVYEYFLEKFARAEGKRGGEFYTPAGVVRVLVEVLEPTHGRVYDPACGSGGMFVQAEKFLESHNKEGSEISVYGQELNERTWRMAKMNLAIHGLNGNLASRWGDTFARDQHPDMQADFIMANPPFNIKDWARSESDPRWKYGVPPAGNANYAWIQHIISKLAPGGSAGVVMANGSMSSNSGGEGEIRAQLVEADLVSCMIALPTQLFRSTGIPVCTWFFAKDKTAGAAGSVDRTGQVLFIDARNLGHMVDRAERALSDGDIAKIAGTFHAWRGSPSAVAAGLTYDDEPGFCKSATLAEIKAADYALTPGRYVGAAEVEDDGEPIEEKIARLSAELFEQFDESDRLAAVVREQLGRVL